From Hylaeus volcanicus isolate JK05 chromosome 2, UHH_iyHylVolc1.0_haploid, whole genome shotgun sequence, the proteins below share one genomic window:
- the LOC128873021 gene encoding importin-4-like: protein MEEILSKLLVADNTTIQQGTAELREAVKKPESIPTLCQLIVSSPKPQIRQYAAVLLKNRYSKGKHWLQLPPPIRSEFKTVILQALVNEPEKFVKNAIAQLIGLIVKHELPSNGWPEVLQFVQQLVTSENLAEKELGTYTLSVMTEMAPDAYQAHAESITVLLGQTLNSLQDLGNPVAYYVLRIMLNLIPLIQGNQMMVNAYHQMMPQVMATIQSLTATNEDKAIECFELLDELCENAIAVIAPHVKLLVSMCLAIANNKSLDNALRVKAVVSIGWLARTKKKAIIKHKLVEPIIDMLFTLMSTQPEDEDDEVYFTDNEDNTPVTCAAQILDLLALNLPPEKLIPQLLQYIEPSLQGTDIYAKKASYLAMAVLAEGCSEYIRTKYLESFLRCTCQGITDSIPVVRNAALFALGQFSEHLQPDISQYSSELLPVLFEYLGQICAHIKQEKKAPPSVDRMFYALEMFCENLNESILPYLPTLMERLFEILNADTPVHVRELSLSAIGSAVLASKEHILPYFEKIIIILDSYLTEKQTEETMCLQVQAVDTLGVIARTIGNKNFEPLAARSLNFGMQLLKETQDPDLKKSIYGLFASISTVMKKEMAAALPEIIEHMIISIQSSEGIVPHYKDDENSAFPVYEDFTESENENDEEDIENTDNEEDDDDYDIAGYRVENAYIDEKEEAILALKEIAENTEDAFLPYLQKSFEETFKLINYPQEDIRKAAIDGLLQFCINFSKINTNEGKEALLKALSVYVPKLSELIRLDDERTVAISGLDAYSELLKEVKTDVLVGEGHKDAIMNSVRDVMSGKTACQDEDDAEEMETEAEQDELLIECAGDVLSNFGKIIAPEDFALYFRVVLPMLLARLKKNKSEAQRSFAVGTISECFSGLKHTVTAFIPQLLPTLLRLTNDPSAEVRNNAIYGIGELAMHGKDAVYSHYPDILQVLSSLIAKETHAGARDNVVGAIARLIIANYSILPLDQVFPVFVNQLPLKEDFEENKAVFKSILTLYEAGHSVLQPHVHMLLKVAVSVLHEESATDDETKSFVKEFVKSAQRDFPNEWNSMYTELPTEIATNVQRLFS, encoded by the exons ATGGAGGAAATACTATCGAAGTTGCTTGTAGCTGATAACACAACGATACAACAG GGAACAGCAGAACTCAGAGAAGCTGTAAAAAAACCAGAAAGTATACCAACACTATGTCAACTGATAGTATCATCGCCAAAGCCCCAG ATACGACAATATGCAGCCGTATTGCTTAAGAATCGTTACAGTAAAGGAAAACACTGGTTGCAATTACCACCACCTATACGCAGCGAATTTAAGACTGTGATTCTCCag GCACTGGTTAACGAAccagaaaaatttgtaaagaatGCAATTGCACAGTTAATAGGTTTAATTGTAAAACATGAATTGCCTAGTAATGGGTGGCCTGAAGTTTTACAATTTGTTCAGCAACTGGTTACCAGCGAAAACTTGGCAGAGAAAGAG ttgGGAACCTATACTTTGTCAGTTATGACAGAAATGGCCCCTGATGCATACCAAGCACATGCTGAATCAATCACAGTTCTTTTGGGTCAAACATTAAACAGTCTACAAGATTTAGGAAACCCTGTAGCATATTATGTTCTACGAATAATGCTAAACCTTATCCCATTAATTCAAGGTAATCAAATG ATGGTAAACGCTTACCATCAAATGATGCCACAAGTAATGGCCACGATTCAGTCTCTTACCGCGACTAACGAAGATAAAGCTATCGAGTGCTTCGAATTGCTAGACGAACTATGCGAAAATGCAATTGCTGTGATAGCACCTCATGTCAAACTTCTTGTCAGTATGTGCCTTGCAATCGCTAATAATAAGTCCTTAGATAATGCTCTTAGAGTTAAAGCTGTTGTTTCTATCGGCTGGTTAGCCAGAACGAAAAAGAAAGccataataaaacataaacttgTTGAGCCCATAATAG ATATGTTGTTCACTCTAATGTCCACGCAACCCGAGGATGAAGACGATGAAGTTTACTTTACCGATAACGAAGACAATACACCTGTAACTTGTGCTGCCCAAATTTTAGATTTACTCGCACTTAATTTACCTccagagaaattaattccccaattg ttGCAATACATAGAACCTAGTCTTCAAGGAACGGACATATATGCAAAGAAAGCGTCTTATTTAGCGATGGCGGTGTTAGCAGAGGGTTGTTCAGAATATATTCGAACTAAATATCTGGAATCATTCTTACGTTGCACTTGCCAAGGAATCACGGATTCCATTCCTGTAGTACGGAACGCTGCTCTTTTCGCTCTTGGACAATTTTCGGAACATTTACAGCCGGACATTTCGCAATATTCATCCGAATTATTACCTGTACTATTCGAGTATCTCGGTCAAATATGTGCTCACATTAAACAAGAGAAGAAAGCGCCTCCGTCGGTCGATCGTATGTTTTACGCACTGGAAATGTTCTGtgaaaatttgaacgaaaGTATCTTACCCTATTTGCCAACTTTAATGGAAAGGCTCTTCGAAATTCTGAACGCCGACACTCCGGTTCACGTTAGAGAACTTTCTCTAAGTGCTATCGGTTCGGCTGTCTTGGCCAGCAAGGAGCACATATTGCCGTACTTCGAAAAGATCATTATTATTCTCGATAGTTATCTTACGGAAAAACAAACGGAAGAAACCATGTGTCTTCAAGTACAAGCAGTTG ATACTCTCGGAGTGATTGCAAGAACAAtaggtaataaaaattttgaaccCTTGGCTGCTAGATCTCTCAATTTTGGAATGCAATTACTGAAGGAAACACAAGATCCCGATTTGAAGAAGTCCATCTATGGATTGTTTGCCTCGATTAGTACCGtaatgaaaaaggaaatggCGGCTGCTTTGCCAGAAATTATCGAACACATGATAATCAGCATACAGAGCTCGGAAGGCATAGTG CCACACTATAAGGACGACGAGAATTCTGCCTTTCCGGTTTACGAAGATTTCACTGAAAGTGAAAACGAAAACGATGAAGAAGACATTGAGAACACGGACAACGAAGAAGATGATGATGATTACGATATAGCAGGTTACCGTGTTGAAAACGCCTACATCGATGAAAAGGAAGAAGCAATTTTAGCCTTGAAGGAAATCGCCGAAAATACGGA AGATGCATTTCTGCCATATCTTCAGAAGTCCTTCGAggaaacttttaaattaattaattatccacAAGAAGATATTCGTAAAGCTGCCATTGATGGTCTTTTACAGTTTTgcattaatttctcaaaaataaatactaacgAAGGAAAGGAAGCGTTATTGAAAGCTCTCTCTGTATACGTACCAAAATTATCAGAACTGATAAGACTAGACGACGAACGAACAGTAGCCATTAGCGGGCTGGATGCGTATTCGGAACTCTTGAAAGAAGTAAAAACAGATGTTCTAGTTGGAGAGGGCCATAAAGATGCTATAATGAATTCTGTCAGAGACGTTATGTCGG GTAAAACGGCGTGTCAGGATGAAGACGACGCAGAAGAAATGGAGACCGAAGCTGAACAAGATGAATTATTGATAGAGTGCGCGGGTGATGTATTATctaattttggaaaaataattgctCCAGAAGactttgcactttatttcCGAGTCGTGTTGCCGATGCTTCTAGCGAGATTG aaaaagaaCAAGTCCGAAGCGCAGAGATCCTTTGCGGTTGGTACAATTTCAGAATGCTTCTCGGGACTTAAACATACAGTTACAGCCTTTATACCACAGCTTCTCCCAACATTGCTGAGACTCACGAATGATCCTAGCGCTGAGGTTCGCAATAATGCAATCTATGGAATTGGTGAACTTGCTATGCATGGAAAAGATGCAGTCTATTC TCATTACCCTGATATTTTGCAAGTTTTATCGAGTTTGATCGCTAAAGAGACTCACGCGGGAGCTCGAGATAACGTCGTCGGAGCAATTGCACGACTCATTATCGCTAATTACTCCATTTTGCCACTTGACCAAGTGTTTCCAGTTTTTGTTAATCAATTGCCATTGAAAGAAGATTTCGAAGAGAACAAGGCAGTCTTTAAAAGTATATTAACATTATACGAGGCTGGTCATTCCGTTTTACAACCGCATGTGCACATGTTGCTCAAGGTAGCGGTCAGTGTATTACACGAGGAGAGTGCTACTGATGATG AGACGAAGAGTTTCGTCAAGGAGTTTGTCAAATCAGCGCAGCGAGATTTTCCAAACGAATGGAACTCCATGTATACCGAACTTCCAACAGAAATTGCGACAAACGTCCAACGTCTATTTTCTTAG